Part of the Bacteroidales bacterium genome is shown below.
TGACGACATCTGTTCTGCTCCCTCAATAAGCTTATAGTTGACATTCTGATTAATATCAAATGCCTGTGAAAGCAGCGTCTCCACATTGATATCAGATGTCAGGCTCTCAAGTGTCTCAGTCAGGCTGATTTTTGTCGTGGCAGGCACTCCCAGCTGAAATCTTAACAGATTATAATTAAGTTCGATTGTTCTCTGAAGCGAGCTGCGCGAATTTTCAATCATAGTCAGATTTGATGTCATCTGGTCAACATCTGTCGATTCAGCCATCCCTGCTGAGAACATTGCCTTAGTAGACTTGAGGGTTTCATTGAGGTTGGCAATATTACCTTCAAGAATCTGAAGTGATTTTTCCGTAACAAGAATAAGGTAATAAGCCGTACTCACAGATTCCTTTGTATCAAGCTCTGATTTTTCGAGGTTTTGCTGACTCAATTTCCCGGCCAGTTTTGATGACTCTATACCTATTAATAAAGGTGCATTAAAAAGGAGCAGGCTTGCCTGTATAGTTGCACTTGAATTAAACTGCGATCCGAAGGTAACAGGAACCTTTACCCCGGGCTGTCCGAAAAAATCTCCCGGCAGAAGGGTTGTCATCAGCTTTAGATTATCTGCAAATGAAGCTGAAGCACTAACCTCAGGCAATGCGGCAGAAATTGTTTCCCATACAGCTCTTTTAGATTCCGCAACTTCCATCCGGGCTGAGATTACCATCTTATTATTTTGTAATGCATAATCCTGAGCTTCCTTGAGAGATAATTTTAATTCACTGTTTTCTGACTGAGAAAAAGCGAGATTCCCTGTCAGAAAGAAAAGCATGATAATTGCTTGTAATTGTTTGTTTTTCATGTTTATAAATTGTTTTCTGTTATTCTCTATTATTCTATTGATTATTTAAATCTTTTGTTCCAGTACACCTATAAGTTCAAGACCTTTTGCTGTTGATATCCCCCTCAGGTAATTGATGAAAATATTTTTGATTACATCCCGTCGTGAAAAAAGATCAAAAGGGTATAATTGCTCATCCATTATTGTGCTGCCCAGATTATAAAGACACCTGTTAGCCAGATCAGGATTAATATCTTCCCTGAAAAGTTTTTCCTTTATCCCCCTCTCAATCACCTGCTGATTATTCCTGTAATCAGGCATGTCACACTTATCTGCTTTCTTCATAAGAACATCATGGTGATATTTTTTCAGGTCGGCCTGAAATGCAGGACTCATATTCTGAAGGTATTCCCTGTTTATTTCAAGCATCCTGAAAATTGCAACAATGGAATTCTCAGATTCATCGAGGATCTTTTTCACCAAATCCCTCTGACGCTTGGCCATCCATTTCAACACTCCTATCAAAAGTTCGTCCTTATCAGAAAAGATTTCGTAAATAGTTCTCTTGGACATGCCAAGATGATTTGCCAGGAAATCCATGGTTACTGACCTCATCCCGTAAGTCTTGAACAACTCTGCAGCGCCTTCTATTATTCTATCTCTGTTATCCATGCATTTTTAAAATAAACGATGCAAAAATGTGAAAACTTTATTAGTTTACAAAGTTTTATTGGTTAAATTACCGTAAAATTTAGCTGAAAGGGTAAAATCGACCGGTGAATGACGAATTCAATGTGGAAATGTTGCATTAAAAACAATTCATCTTAATTTTATAGTCAAATTACTTTCGACAGACATGAAATACAAACAAACAATTTTTCAGGTTGATGCTTTCACAACCCGCCCATTTAAGGGGAATCCGGCAGCAGTCTGTATTCTGGAGAATGAACCGGAAAAGGAATGGATGCAAAATATAGCAATGGAAATGAATCTCTCTGAAACTGCATTTGTTTTCCCGGGAAAAGATTGCAGAAATATCAGGTTCCATTCTCCCGAAGCTGAAATACCTTTATGCGGACATGCTACTCTCTCCGCATCACATATTTTATATGAAACGGGGCAGGTAAAAACTGGTGAAGAAATTAAATTCTCTTCAAAAGCAGGTGAGCTGGTAATCAGAAAGGACGGCGACTGGATAATAATGAATTTCCCGGCATATCACCTGAGGGCAATGGAAATAACAAATGAATT
Proteins encoded:
- a CDS encoding TolC family protein, translated to MKNKQLQAIIMLFFLTGNLAFSQSENSELKLSLKEAQDYALQNNKMVISARMEVAESKRAVWETISAALPEVSASASFADNLKLMTTLLPGDFFGQPGVKVPVTFGSQFNSSATIQASLLLFNAPLLIGIESSKLAGKLSQQNLEKSELDTKESVSTAYYLILVTEKSLQILEGNIANLNETLKSTKAMFSAGMAESTDVDQMTSNLTMIENSRSSLQRTIELNYNLLRFQLGVPATTKISLTETLESLTSDINVETLLSQAFDINQNVNYKLIEGAEQMSSLMLKTQKAAVLPTLAGFYNYGTNGMGDKVSELQWFPNSMTGLQLSVPIFASGQRYTKIKKAQISLDKARNTKEMVTEQLLLQEKQLRYNLVNANLQYKSQKANVDVSKRVYTSTENKFKQGMASSLELTQSNSLYLQAENNYVSALMNLLQTKLALDKLLNNM
- a CDS encoding TetR/AcrR family transcriptional regulator, which produces MDNRDRIIEGAAELFKTYGMRSVTMDFLANHLGMSKRTIYEIFSDKDELLIGVLKWMAKRQRDLVKKILDESENSIVAIFRMLEINREYLQNMSPAFQADLKKYHHDVLMKKADKCDMPDYRNNQQVIERGIKEKLFREDINPDLANRCLYNLGSTIMDEQLYPFDLFSRRDVIKNIFINYLRGISTAKGLELIGVLEQKI